In the Arachis stenosperma cultivar V10309 chromosome 8, arast.V10309.gnm1.PFL2, whole genome shotgun sequence genome, GCAGGTGTGGTGTCAATGGCTTAGCTTTCTGACTTTGGGAGATCGTGGTCTGTTTCGGGTTCACTAAAAGAACATTTTGAGAATTGGACAGGTGTTGTTAATAGGAAAGAGGAGCGCAACAAGTAGATCATATGCTTCTTTGCGGTTATTTGGAACATTTGGCTAGAGAGGAACAGACGGATTTTTAATAACAAGGAAGGGGTCCAGAAGAGGTGTTTCAAAAATCTTTAACCAGTTATAGAGAGTAGAGTAATTTGGATCATTTTTGTTGTTGATGGCAATACCGGAATACATGACACTAGGATAgtttgctttttatttttcattacaTGATAATGTTTGCCATTTTAGTTGTTTTACTGTTTCATTGTATTGTGTTGagcttttttattaaaaaaaattataaaattattaatcataGATTAGAGAAAGTGGCAGCCTAGCTCCATtaattggtttttttttttttggcgggggggggggggattgGGTTTTATTAGGGGAATAAAGAAAGTAATGAACGTTATTGTTTTTAAGAGTTATAATTAGACATGACTTGTGTAATTCTAAAGTTTATTATGAGACACATATATAATTGATAAGGAATGTAGCATATACATGCATGGCGCCAGATTTTCTTGAAAAAAACGAAATTACAATCGCAAAATGACTCTTAACTAATTAGACTAATTAAACAACCAAATATCATGTTTTCTTATTAATAAGTTCCACCACCCATTACAAGATAAAGAAACCTTATTACATACATGTAACAAAGTTCCACTATAGATAAGGTGAAGTAAAATCTTGAAATCAAGGACCCTAATAATCACAAATACATCAAGCTTTAAATTTTCAGGTCATAAAGATGCGAATATCATAAAATCAgttatcataaaaatttaacttaataaaaaaaacataaacaatTATATATCTAATTGGCCATCATTATGACTTCAAGATGAAGTGGTACTTTCTTGCTAACAGTGATTCCAGACATTTCAGTCATGTCTATGTCTTCATTTATAGGCAGCTTCCAATCAAACCAATATAAAAGATTAGCAAGAATATATTCCGTAGAAGCAAGTCCAAATGACATTCCAGGACAACCCCTTCTTCCGGATCCAAAAGGGATATATTGAAAATCTTGTCCTTTGAAATCAATTTGGTTACTTTCAAATCTTTCTGGAATGAATTCTTCAGGATCCTTCCATAATTCAGGGTCCCTATGAATTGCCCAAACATTCAAATAAACAGTTGTTTTTGAAGGAATATCATAcccttttatttttgaatttgatgttgtttgTCTAGGGACTAAGATAGGAAGAGGTGGGTGTAGCCTAAGAGCTTCTTTGATCACACACTTCAAATACTTCATTTGATTTATGTCATTTTCATCTATCATTGATTTGTTCCCCACAACTTGTCTTACCTCTTCTTGAACTTTCTTCATGGTACTTGGCTTCTTAAGGAGTTCAGAAAAAGTCCACTCTAAAGTGGTGGAGCTAGAATCAGTTGCTCCAAGAAACATGTCCTACATTAACCAAATGAAATAATGGGTTAAAAAAATATGCTACTGATGACTAAATATCTATTAAAAATAAGAGTTTAAAGAGTAAGGTGAACAACAGAACAAATTTATGGATGATAAAGTACATTATAATAATATAGCGtacataaaataagatcaaatgTCAATATAAAGTATTAATAATATACTCTAAAGTATGTTAATATATTCTAAAGTAAACATTATAAGGAAAGTCTCAGTACCagcaattttttaaaaagttggCCAATATTTAACcatcaaaagaaaattaaatgattGCATACCATTATATTTAatttcacaccattaaaaatattattgataaccaattgatggttataaaacacaaaaattgcTGATCCCCTAACACTCTTCATAAtaatattgtatatatatagaaCTTACGTTCCAAATATTAACGATAAATAATATACTCTAAAGTATATATGACTTTGATGGCTCCtagtatttttctataatttacttcaagtaaaataattaattcaaaatttattcaattttacAAAAGTTTACTTTCAAAAACATCCCAaattaaaaacacaaaatgagTCATTCTATATATTATGAGAAGGGAAGATAGAAGAAACAAACCACTAGGATTGCTTTGAGATCTTCTCTAGTGAACTCAAATTCAAGCATACCCTTCTCTTGAAGATGAAGAAGTATAGCCACAAAGTCTTTGTtactatcatcatcatcatcatcatcatcatcatcattgttcGTCTTATTTTTCTTGTGTTCTTCAATTACTCCTTCCATGAAAGCATCTACTGCTACAGAAGTGGCATTAAACTTGGAAGTCAAGCCTCTAAAATCATCAACCCAACCCAATGAAGGGAAGAAATCACCAACACAAAACTCAGTGAATTGCCTCAGCAACTTCCTGCTAAGCTCTCCAAAGCTTCCATGACCACTAACTTCTGAGAAATCAAAGTCTTGTCCAAGAACACATCTTGAAACGATGTTGAACGATGTAGCAACCAACAACTCACTAAGATTAATCACACAAGATGATGATGAGACTTCTCTTGAGCACGCTTCTTGGATGGTATCAACAAGTTTTGCAACCTCATGTTGTCTTACAGGGAGAAACGATTTAACTTTTTTGGGACTTAGAAGTTTAACAAcacaaactttttttttctgtcTCCATGCTTCGTCGCAGGGCGCAAACGCTATGTCTTTGCAGCCATAGAGAAAGATATTTCCGGCCGTCGTTGGAGGGCGGCTCGCAAAAACAAGATCATGGTTTTTGAAGATTTCCTTGGCCAAATCTGCAGATGACACCACTAATGTTGGGATTTGCCCTAACTGAAGGAACATGAGAGGGCCATGCTTGTTGGAGAGTTCTTGGAAAGAACGGTGTGGCAATGTTCCTAGTTGGTGAAGGTTTCCAATGAATGGTAACTTTGGTGGTGATGGTGGAAGATTAATAATGGATTTGCTTCTTCTTGTGATGGTTAGATTAATCACAAGAAGGATGCTAATAATGATGGCAACTATTATTGAAAGGTAGAGGGTTGAGTTAAACTTATCACATGGGAATTGTTTTAGAATGGATACAATAGTTGCCATTCTTagcttccttcttctttcttcctcaaTCTCCGGTTTCATATACATACATTAAACCACGTGCCGGAACTCTCCATGTATATATATCAATAAAGGAAAAGTACGAATAGCCAATTAAATACTTGTACAACGGAGatttatggagtattagagatataatcattagttttatcttttttcatGTATCATAACATGATATTAGAGCGCTAGATTTGAAAGGTCAAGAGCTCGATCCTTAGTGAActccaaaattaatttaatcttttgggaagatgtttattatccctagtACTCAGATGGTTAGTATAAAAgatgttcattttgtaactcaatagcccattgtacacattgtataaatagtTCATTATCTCTCTAGCGGAATtcatcaataaaaaaaagagactAGCATATATTTGTTTCtatataaaattgatatttaaaaattattccatagattaataaatttgattaaattattatctaataataatttttaactataaattttaaGATAATTATACATGGATATTTATTAtagtaaaaatttatatacaatttttttaattaaaaataataattaaaaattattaaataatttattaatatattttattatattataatcaaataatttttaactatcaactccatttaataataattatacatGAATTttcatccaattttttttattgtccTCGTGGTTCTTGTTTGAACTTTTAACTTTATTAGTGGACTATATAAATAACGACGCTGTACgtttttttaaagaatttaaataattttttaattttataaaatatttacttttttattttacttgtctttataccttttattttatttttagggtatcaaaattaaaagtttttatttttaaaaaaaaacttttgaataagtaatttttaatattttaggaTATTATTTAATCagcataatattaaattaattttaataaataaattttattaatttatgtatataaattttaaaaaatataagtacaaaatataatattttatgtgtgtaagtataaaattttaataaatatatgtataaattatatatttttgtgtgcaaaattcttataaatataggtacatataaattattattgattaaatattgacaaaaaataataatatatttactaATCATATAACATTGttcttattttaatattcaCAGTTTGtatagatataaaaatattatctgtatatttaaattagtcattaaaattaatcattatatatttatatatatacatgtgttgtgtaatttatttttaatatatattttatattataatatatatactaataactaattttaatatacatatagCATAATCATTTTTCTTAAGTGTTGATATAACACTATAATTAAGGTTGACACGTCTTTTGAGTCATTAATTTTAGCGAGATTAACAATTCATTATGAAAAAGATAACCATAAATTTACTTTAGTTAGTCaagccaataatataaaataaatcttttatttttaagaaagctaaaaaaaataagtacaaaactttatcatatttaaataaatttcacTTCATAATCAAAGATAAATACCTGAGTTATTTATattagagaaaaagaaaaagtcatcaTAATTTAACGAGACtaatacataatataaaatttattatccTAAATAATATggaatttatatttcttttattacAATAACGAATATACTACTTAACCTATTAATCTTCCTTGCTCTCGCGTCAACTTGTGTGTTTCATTTTTATAATATTCGAAaagttataaatatttaattttaattaggtACCGATGTTTTGGTTAAATATCTATTTATCCTTTTTTTAGCTAGCTATCTCGAGTGCTATAGCTTCCTTTGCTTTATTTGCTACTTACTacgttttatttattaaaaaacatTAAAGATTAACTAATCCCATTTTAGTAACTACACTACTACTTTTGCACAACAAAAGTTTCGCTACATTATATATCATTGCAGAATCAGATAATAGTAAAATATggagaaataataaaaattaaacaataattaatttaaatttttatgtctaatttttaaattttgaacatgtaatttttaattcttagatgcgtcaaatttttattattgattattaacatatttttaattatttttttttttacaaaaccGATTATGCAGAATGATATATGTGGTCCAGATGTCATggctatataaaaaaaatttcgttATAAATTTAAGCCTTTTTGACAaccaaatttaataaaattggcTTAAATCTAACAAAATCCACTCCCTCAACTAGTGCATGAAATCAGCTTCTTTCATCGTGTGTTATTTCCGTCGCCTCCTCCTTATTAGCTTCTTCTATTAGTGTTGCtgtgttttatttatttatttattttttattctctttcttatgtgttattacaattattttttttgtttaatttttttttcttttttttttattttattcctctCAAAAAgtgaaacaaaaagaattatgagagaatgaaataaaaagaagaaaatgaaaaaaaaaagataaaaaagaagaagaagaaacagaagatgaggaggagaaaagAGAGTTTTTAACTGTGTAGAAGTTATCGAAACAATAGCACCAAAATTTTATTGCAAAATACAGAAATATCTTCtttaatgctgcattttttttcttttgcttcttattattcttctttctttctttccttctttttctctttctgtTGCTCTTAATTCTTCTTTTAGGAGCATTGCTTCTCATGTTAGACTTGAATGAACATATTTATACTG is a window encoding:
- the LOC130945654 gene encoding cytochrome P450 71A1-like, translating into MYMKPEIEEERRRKLRMATIVSILKQFPCDKFNSTLYLSIIVAIIISILLVINLTITRRSKSIINLPPSPPKLPFIGNLHQLGTLPHRSFQELSNKHGPLMFLQLGQIPTLVVSSADLAKEIFKNHDLVFASRPPTTAGNIFLYGCKDIAFAPCDEAWRQKKKVCVVKLLSPKKVKSFLPVRQHEVAKLVDTIQEACSREVSSSSCVINLSELLVATSFNIVSRCVLGQDFDFSEVSGHGSFGELSRKLLRQFTEFCVGDFFPSLGWVDDFRGLTSKFNATSVAVDAFMEGVIEEHKKNKTNNDDDDDDDDDDSNKDFVAILLHLQEKGMLEFEFTREDLKAILVDMFLGATDSSSTTLEWTFSELLKKPSTMKKVQEEVRQVVGNKSMIDENDINQMKYLKCVIKEALRLHPPLPILVPRQTTSNSKIKGYDIPSKTTVYLNVWAIHRDPELWKDPEEFIPERFESNQIDFKGQDFQYIPFGSGRRGCPGMSFGLASTEYILANLLYWFDWKLPINEDIDMTEMSGITVSKKVPLHLEVIMMAN